One Felis catus isolate Fca126 chromosome D1, F.catus_Fca126_mat1.0, whole genome shotgun sequence DNA segment encodes these proteins:
- the COMMD9 gene encoding COMM domain-containing protein 9 isoform X2 — protein MAALTVENFAALQSLLKASSKDVVRQLCQESFSSSAVGSKKLLDMTCSSLSVTQEEAEQLLQALHRLTRLAVFRDLSSAEAILALFPENFHQNLKNLLTKIILEHISTWRTEAQANQISLPRLVDLDWRVDIKTSSDSISRMAVPTCLLQMKIREDPSLCGDKPSVSAVTVELSKETLDTMLDGLGRIRDQLSAVANK, from the exons ATGGCCGCGTTGACGGTGGAGAACTTCGCCGCGCTCCAGAGCCTGCTGAAG GCCTCCTCAAAAGATGTTGTCAGACAGCTGTGCCAAGAGAGCTTTTCCAGTTCAGCCGTTGGCTCAAAAAAACTCTTGGATATGACATGTTCCAGCTTGTCTGTGACCcaggaggaagcagagcag ctgctccaggctctgcaccgccTCACCAGGCTGGCCGTGTTCCGTGACCTGTCCTCTGCCGAGGCGATCCTGGCTCTCTTTCCTGAAAATTTCCACCAAAACCTCAAAAACCTGCTGACGAAAATCATCCTGGAACACAT CTCCACTTGGCGAACTGAAGCCCAAGCAAATCAGA TCTCTCTGCCGCGCCTAGTCGACCTGGACTGGAGAGTGGACATCAAAACCTCGTCTGACAGCATCAGCCGCATGGCCGTCCCCACCTGCCTGCTCCAGATGAAG ATCCGGGAAGATCCTAGTCTGTGTGGAGACAAGCCCTCCGTCTCAGCTGTCACCGTGGAGCTGAGTAAGGAAACTCTGGACACTATGCTGGACGGGCTGGGCCGCATCCGAGACCAGCTTTCCGCCGTGGCCAACAAATGA
- the COMMD9 gene encoding COMM domain-containing protein 9 isoform X1 → MPPRLDGGETNQITDVQALYKCPLLRVSGAGFRDWCIEVASSKDVVRQLCQESFSSSAVGSKKLLDMTCSSLSVTQEEAEQLLQALHRLTRLAVFRDLSSAEAILALFPENFHQNLKNLLTKIILEHISTWRTEAQANQISLPRLVDLDWRVDIKTSSDSISRMAVPTCLLQMKIREDPSLCGDKPSVSAVTVELSKETLDTMLDGLGRIRDQLSAVANK, encoded by the exons ATGCCGCCCCGACTGGATGGTGGGGAGACAAATCAGATAACGGACGTGCAGGCGCTGTACAAATGCCCCCTACTAAGAGTCTCTGGGGCTGGCTTTCGGGATTGGTGTATTGAGGTG GCCTCCTCAAAAGATGTTGTCAGACAGCTGTGCCAAGAGAGCTTTTCCAGTTCAGCCGTTGGCTCAAAAAAACTCTTGGATATGACATGTTCCAGCTTGTCTGTGACCcaggaggaagcagagcag ctgctccaggctctgcaccgccTCACCAGGCTGGCCGTGTTCCGTGACCTGTCCTCTGCCGAGGCGATCCTGGCTCTCTTTCCTGAAAATTTCCACCAAAACCTCAAAAACCTGCTGACGAAAATCATCCTGGAACACAT CTCCACTTGGCGAACTGAAGCCCAAGCAAATCAGA TCTCTCTGCCGCGCCTAGTCGACCTGGACTGGAGAGTGGACATCAAAACCTCGTCTGACAGCATCAGCCGCATGGCCGTCCCCACCTGCCTGCTCCAGATGAAG ATCCGGGAAGATCCTAGTCTGTGTGGAGACAAGCCCTCCGTCTCAGCTGTCACCGTGGAGCTGAGTAAGGAAACTCTGGACACTATGCTGGACGGGCTGGGCCGCATCCGAGACCAGCTTTCCGCCGTGGCCAACAAATGA